The Micrococcales bacterium genome has a segment encoding these proteins:
- a CDS encoding DnaJ domain-containing protein, producing the protein MNLKPDHYAVLGVPVGAEPDTIHAAFRSLARRYHPDQNHSMPAVGDVFKQITEAYSVLSNSKARRRYDQARHGSRLGSPINRVPFATADGSPLILGQRVAGQDTRSSVFRVAGRSDLVAKIYHDHEINANRRAKIMAMVASKPRQRTAQDRRSGKTVPALAWPEDAVLRAGRVCGFTMPAIDMNQSVEIRRIENALARETRTWTSRLDLRHRAIIALNLALIVRQAHESGIVIGDLSDHRIVVSPSLVVCLRDCDDMQVRDAAGRYHTCEVSQPGFVPPELADVDLKTTIRQPSSDLYCLALHVHSLIAEGSLTPELGELSVRASGKGKADPGLRPTTDQWIKSLARYLAELKQDGSRAGPRAAAGPARSSPQGQTQAGGKMGATWG; encoded by the coding sequence GTGAATCTAAAGCCAGATCACTACGCCGTTTTGGGCGTCCCGGTGGGTGCGGAACCTGACACGATTCATGCGGCGTTTCGCTCCCTCGCGCGCCGGTACCATCCTGATCAGAACCACAGCATGCCCGCTGTTGGGGACGTGTTTAAGCAAATCACCGAAGCCTATTCGGTTCTTTCAAACTCGAAGGCCCGCCGGAGATACGACCAGGCCCGTCACGGCAGCAGACTCGGCTCCCCAATCAACCGTGTGCCATTTGCGACCGCCGACGGCAGTCCTTTGATCCTGGGCCAGCGCGTGGCCGGACAAGACACGCGAAGCTCGGTCTTTCGGGTGGCCGGCCGGTCAGACTTAGTGGCGAAGATCTACCACGATCACGAGATCAATGCCAACAGGCGAGCAAAGATCATGGCCATGGTGGCGAGCAAGCCCAGACAGCGGACAGCGCAGGACAGGCGGTCTGGCAAGACGGTTCCTGCCCTGGCGTGGCCGGAGGACGCGGTCTTACGGGCCGGTCGAGTGTGCGGCTTCACCATGCCTGCCATCGATATGAACCAATCCGTGGAGATCCGGCGCATCGAAAACGCCCTTGCTCGCGAAACCCGCACTTGGACGAGCCGGCTCGATCTTCGGCATCGGGCAATTATTGCCCTGAACCTTGCGCTCATCGTTCGCCAGGCCCACGAGTCAGGAATAGTCATTGGCGACCTTAGTGACCACCGCATCGTGGTTTCGCCAAGCTTGGTCGTGTGCCTCAGGGACTGCGATGACATGCAGGTTAGAGACGCAGCAGGCAGGTACCACACGTGCGAAGTGTCTCAGCCGGGTTTCGTGCCGCCTGAGCTAGCTGATGTTGATCTGAAAACAACCATTAGGCAGCCGAGCTCTGATCTGTACTGCCTCGCTTTGCATGTTCATAGCCTCATAGCTGAGGGCAGCCTCACGCCGGAACTGGGGGAGCTGTCTGTCCGTGCGTCAGGCAAGGGAAAGGCTGATCCAGGTCTACGTCCAACTACGGATCAATGGATCAAATCCCTTGCAAGATACCTGGCGGAATTGAAGCAAGATGGCTCTCGCGCCGGGCCGCGTGCAGCCGCGGGGCCAGCTCGGAGTTCGCCGCAGGGCCAAACGCAAGCAGGCGGAAAGATGGGCGCGACATGGGGTTGA